In one window of Bizionia sp. M204 DNA:
- the infA gene encoding translation initiation factor IF-1, whose protein sequence is MAKQAAIEQDGTIIEALSNAMFRVELENGHIVTAHISGKMRMHYIKLLPGDKVKLEMSPYDLTKARITYRY, encoded by the coding sequence ATGGCAAAACAGGCAGCAATTGAACAAGACGGAACAATTATAGAAGCATTATCAAATGCTATGTTTCGTGTTGAATTAGAAAACGGTCACATTGTGACAGCACATATTTCTGGTAAAATGCGTATGCATTACATTAAGTTGTTACCAGGGGATAAAGTGAAATTAGAAATGAGTCCTTACGATTTAACGAAGGCTCGAATAACTTATAGATACTAA
- a CDS encoding dimethylarginine dimethylaminohydrolase family protein — MLKLNVKNETSRLRAVVLGTAISNGPTPTEDEAYDPKSLEHIKAGTYPIEADMVKEMQAVADVFEKYNVKVYRPELIEDCNQIFTRDIAFVIDDVFVKANILPNREEELEAVQYIIDQIDPKKVVRPPEDVHIEGGDVMLWNDYIFVGTYKGSDYKNYITARTNMAGVQYIKDLFPNKIVKEFDLVKSKIEPRDNALHLDCCFQPVGKNKGIIYKSGFREESDYMYLVDLFGKENLFHITRDEMYNMNSNVFSISEDVVISEKNFTRLNTWLRSNGITVEEVPYAEIAKQEGLLRCSTMPLIRD, encoded by the coding sequence ATGCTAAAATTAAACGTTAAAAACGAAACATCTAGATTACGTGCCGTTGTATTAGGTACAGCCATTAGTAATGGTCCAACACCAACTGAAGATGAAGCTTATGATCCAAAATCATTGGAGCACATAAAAGCAGGAACCTACCCTATAGAAGCGGATATGGTTAAAGAAATGCAAGCCGTGGCTGATGTTTTTGAGAAGTATAATGTTAAAGTTTACAGACCAGAACTAATAGAAGACTGCAATCAGATTTTTACACGCGATATAGCCTTTGTTATTGATGATGTATTTGTAAAAGCTAATATACTACCTAATCGTGAAGAGGAGTTGGAAGCTGTTCAATATATTATTGATCAGATAGACCCGAAAAAAGTAGTTCGCCCGCCTGAAGATGTTCATATTGAAGGTGGTGATGTCATGCTTTGGAATGATTATATTTTTGTTGGAACCTATAAGGGGAGTGATTATAAAAACTATATCACGGCCAGAACCAATATGGCAGGTGTTCAATATATAAAGGATTTATTTCCGAATAAAATTGTTAAGGAATTCGATTTGGTGAAATCTAAAATAGAACCTCGTGATAACGCACTTCATTTGGATTGCTGCTTTCAACCGGTTGGAAAAAATAAAGGCATTATTTATAAAAGTGGTTTCCGTGAGGAAAGCGATTATATGTATTTGGTAGATTTATTTGGAAAAGAAAACCTATTTCATATTACGCGAGATGAAATGTATAATATGAATAGTAATGTATTTTCTATTTCAGAAGATGTTGTGATCTCCGAAAAGAATTTTACCCGCTTAAACACATGGTTACGTAGCAATGGTATAACCGTTGAAGAAGTTCCTTATGCCGAAATAGCAAAGCAGGAAGGCTTGTTGCGCTGCAGTACGATGCCTTTAATTCGTGATTAA
- a CDS encoding DNA-directed RNA polymerase subunit alpha, which yields MAVFNFQKPDKVIMIDSTDFEGKFEFRPLEPGYGLTVGNALRRVLLSSLEGFAITSVRIEGVDHEFSTIAGVVEDVTEIILNLKQVRFKRQIEDVDNESVSISISGQDQIKAGDFQKFISGFQVLNSELVICNLDPKVNINMEITIEKGRGYVPAEENKKASAPIGTIFTDSIYTPIKNVKYSIENFRVEQKTDYEKLVFEIITDGSISPQDALTEAAKTLIHHFMLFSDERITLEADEIAQTETYDEESLHMRQLLKTKLVDMDLSVRALNCLKAAEVDTLGDLVSFNKNDLMKFRNFGKKSLTELEELVNVKGLNFGMDLSKYKLDKD from the coding sequence ATGGCAGTATTTAATTTCCAAAAACCTGATAAAGTAATCATGATCGATTCAACTGATTTCGAAGGTAAATTCGAATTCAGACCTTTAGAACCAGGTTATGGTTTAACAGTAGGAAATGCTTTACGAAGAGTTTTATTATCCTCTTTAGAAGGTTTTGCAATTACATCCGTTAGAATTGAAGGCGTAGATCACGAATTCTCAACAATAGCAGGTGTGGTTGAAGACGTTACAGAAATTATTTTAAATTTAAAACAAGTCCGTTTTAAAAGACAAATTGAAGATGTAGATAACGAATCTGTTTCTATTTCAATTTCTGGTCAAGATCAAATTAAAGCAGGCGATTTTCAAAAGTTTATTTCAGGGTTCCAAGTATTAAATTCAGAATTAGTAATCTGTAATTTAGATCCTAAAGTAAACATCAACATGGAAATTACCATAGAAAAAGGTAGAGGATACGTACCTGCTGAAGAAAATAAAAAAGCTTCTGCACCAATTGGTACTATTTTTACAGATTCTATTTACACACCAATCAAAAATGTTAAGTATAGCATTGAAAATTTCCGTGTAGAGCAAAAAACAGATTACGAAAAATTAGTTTTCGAAATCATTACTGATGGTTCAATTAGCCCACAAGATGCGTTAACTGAAGCTGCTAAAACACTTATTCACCACTTCATGTTATTCTCCGATGAGCGTATTACATTAGAAGCTGATGAAATTGCACAGACTGAAACATATGATGAAGAATCACTTCATATGAGACAATTATTGAAAACCAAATTGGTTGATATGGACTTGTCAGTACGTGCATTAAATTGTTTAAAAGCTGCTGAAGTTGATACTTTAGGCGACTTGGTATCATTCAACAAAAACGATTTAATGAAGTTCCGTAACTTCGGTAAAAAATCTTTAACAGAGCTAGAAGAGCTTGTAAACGTTAAAGGACTTAATTTCGGAATGGATTTATCGAAATACAAATTAGATAAAGATTAA
- the rpsD gene encoding 30S ribosomal protein S4, which translates to MARYTGPKTKIARKFGEAIFGEDKSFEKRNYPPGQHGANKRRGKKSEYAIQLMEKQKAKYTYGILEKQFRNMFKKATAAPGITGEVLLQLCESRLDNVVFRMGISPSRSGARQLVSHRHITVNGEIVNIPSYQLKAGDVVAVREKSKSLEAITNSLANSSNVYEWITWNNSTSEGTYVSVPARIQIPENINEQFIVELYSK; encoded by the coding sequence ATGGCAAGATATACTGGTCCTAAAACAAAAATAGCTCGTAAGTTTGGCGAAGCTATCTTCGGAGAAGATAAATCTTTTGAAAAAAGAAATTACCCTCCAGGTCAACACGGAGCTAATAAGCGTCGTGGAAAAAAATCTGAATACGCAATCCAATTAATGGAGAAGCAAAAAGCAAAATACACCTATGGTATTTTAGAAAAGCAATTCAGAAATATGTTTAAGAAAGCAACAGCAGCACCTGGAATTACAGGTGAGGTGTTGTTACAATTATGTGAATCACGTCTAGATAACGTTGTTTTCAGAATGGGAATTTCTCCTTCTAGAAGTGGTGCTAGACAATTAGTGTCTCACAGACATATTACGGTTAACGGTGAAATAGTAAACATTCCATCTTACCAACTTAAAGCTGGTGATGTTGTTGCTGTTAGAGAAAAATCAAAATCACTTGAAGCCATCACTAACTCATTAGCAAATTCAAGTAACGTTTACGAATGGATTACTTGGAATAATTCTACATCAGAAGGAACGTATGTATCGGTTCCTGCAAGAATTCAAATTCCAGAAAATATCAACGAGCAATTCATCGTCGAACTATATTCTAAATAA
- the carA gene encoding glutamine-hydrolyzing carbamoyl-phosphate synthase small subunit, producing MKYNKREKAIVLLADGTIFHGKSIGKKGTAFGEVCFNTGTTGYQEIFTDPSYFGQLMVATNAHIGNYGTHADEMESESVKISGLICKNFSYNYSRPSAEGSLEQFFEKHNVLAISDVDTRALVSYIRDNGAMNALISTDVENIEALKKQLADVPNMDGLELASKVSTKEPYFYGDENATYRIAALDIGIKKNILRNLAKRDAYIKVFPFNAKFEDLEAFQPHGYFLSNGPGDPEPLVDAQTLAKEIIKRNLPLFGICLGHQVIALANGISTYKMHNGHRGINHPVKNLITTKGEITSQNHGFAINKEETEQHPDIEITHVHLNDNTVAGIKMKTKNCFSVQYHPEASPGPHDASYLFDQFIENIKNA from the coding sequence ATGAAATATAATAAAAGAGAAAAAGCTATAGTTCTATTAGCAGACGGAACAATCTTTCACGGAAAATCTATCGGTAAAAAAGGAACTGCTTTTGGCGAAGTGTGTTTCAATACAGGAACAACCGGTTATCAAGAAATTTTTACAGATCCATCTTATTTTGGACAGTTAATGGTTGCCACCAATGCGCATATTGGTAACTATGGAACCCATGCAGACGAAATGGAATCTGAATCCGTTAAAATATCGGGACTTATTTGTAAAAATTTTAGCTACAATTATTCAAGACCTTCCGCAGAAGGAAGTTTAGAACAATTTTTTGAAAAACATAATGTATTAGCTATTTCAGATGTGGACACACGTGCACTTGTTAGCTATATAAGAGATAATGGTGCTATGAATGCTCTTATTTCTACAGATGTTGAAAATATTGAGGCTTTAAAAAAACAATTGGCAGATGTTCCAAATATGGATGGCCTTGAGTTAGCGTCTAAAGTATCTACCAAAGAACCCTATTTTTATGGTGATGAAAATGCAACGTATAGAATAGCCGCTTTAGACATTGGGATAAAAAAGAATATCTTAAGAAATCTAGCCAAACGAGATGCTTATATAAAAGTATTTCCTTTCAATGCTAAATTTGAAGATTTAGAAGCCTTTCAACCACATGGCTATTTCCTATCCAATGGTCCTGGTGATCCTGAACCACTTGTGGATGCACAAACTTTAGCTAAAGAAATTATAAAGCGTAATTTACCATTATTTGGTATTTGTTTAGGGCATCAAGTTATTGCATTGGCTAATGGAATTTCAACCTATAAAATGCATAATGGTCATCGTGGAATAAATCATCCAGTTAAAAATTTAATTACCACAAAAGGTGAAATCACATCGCAAAATCATGGTTTTGCAATTAATAAAGAAGAAACAGAACAGCATCCAGACATTGAAATTACCCATGTACATTTAAATGATAATACGGTTGCCGGTATTAAAATGAAAACTAAAAATTGTTTTTCAGTGCAGTATCATCCAGAAGCAAGTCCTGGACCGCATGATGCCTCCTATCTATTCGACCAATTTATTGAAAACATCAAAAACGCATAA
- the rpsK gene encoding 30S ribosomal protein S11, with amino-acid sequence MAKSSTKKRKVIVDAVGEAHITASFNNIIVSLTNKKGDVISWSSAGKMGFRGSKKNTPYAAQLAAEDAAAVATEAGLKKVKVYVKGPGNGRESAIRSIHNAGIEVTEIIDVTPLPHNGCRPPKRRRV; translated from the coding sequence ATGGCAAAGTCAAGTACAAAAAAACGTAAAGTAATCGTAGACGCAGTTGGTGAAGCTCACATAACGGCTTCATTTAACAATATCATTGTATCTCTTACCAACAAAAAAGGCGATGTAATTTCATGGTCATCAGCTGGTAAAATGGGATTCCGTGGATCTAAAAAGAACACACCATATGCTGCACAATTAGCTGCTGAAGACGCTGCTGCTGTAGCAACAGAAGCTGGCTTAAAGAAAGTGAAAGTGTATGTTAAAGGTCCAGGTAATGGTAGAGAATCTGCTATTAGATCAATTCATAACGCAGGTATAGAAGTAACAGAAATTATAGACGTTACGCCATTACCGCATAATGGATGTCGTCCTCCTAAAAGAAGACGCGTATAA
- the eno gene encoding phosphopyruvate hydratase, with protein MSIIIDIHARQILDSRGNPTIEVDVTTENGFLGRAAVPSGASTGEHEAVELRDGGTAYMGKGVTKAIKNVNTIIAQELLGTSVFEQNTIDQVMMELDGTPNKSKLGANAILGVSLAAAKAAANELGLPLYRYVGGVSANTLPVPMMNIINGGSHSDAPIAFQEFMVMPVKAKNFTHAMQMGTEIFHHLKKVLHDRGLSTAVGDEGGFAPNLGGGTEDALDTIKKAVDNAGYKLGDDVMIALDCAAAEFYVNGNYDYTKFEGTKGQVKTSKEQADYIAELCRKYPIISVEDAMDENDWDGWKYLTELIGDNVQLVGDDLFVTNVERLSKGIDSQTANSILIKVNQIGTLTETIAAVNMAHNAGYTSVMSHRSGETEDYTIADLAVALNCGQIKTGSASRSDRMAKYNQLLRIEEELGDTAYFPKGKAFKVKR; from the coding sequence ATGAGCATAATTATAGACATTCACGCCAGACAAATTTTAGATTCACGTGGTAATCCAACTATAGAAGTAGATGTTACTACAGAAAACGGTTTTTTAGGGCGCGCAGCTGTCCCTTCCGGTGCTTCCACTGGCGAACATGAAGCTGTTGAATTACGCGATGGTGGAACCGCTTACATGGGAAAAGGTGTGACTAAAGCTATTAAAAATGTCAATACCATTATTGCGCAAGAATTACTAGGTACATCTGTATTTGAACAAAATACGATAGACCAAGTCATGATGGAATTAGATGGTACACCCAATAAATCAAAATTAGGAGCCAATGCCATTTTGGGTGTTTCTCTGGCTGCCGCAAAAGCCGCTGCCAATGAGTTGGGTTTACCATTATACCGTTATGTAGGTGGTGTATCAGCCAATACACTTCCCGTACCAATGATGAATATCATTAATGGCGGTTCGCATAGTGATGCTCCTATTGCATTCCAAGAATTTATGGTAATGCCCGTTAAAGCAAAAAATTTCACTCATGCCATGCAAATGGGAACCGAAATTTTCCATCACCTTAAAAAGGTGTTGCATGATCGTGGATTAAGTACAGCCGTTGGTGATGAAGGTGGTTTTGCTCCTAATTTGGGAGGCGGAACAGAGGATGCTTTGGATACCATTAAAAAAGCAGTAGATAACGCAGGTTATAAACTAGGCGATGATGTAATGATTGCTTTGGATTGTGCTGCTGCCGAATTTTATGTGAACGGAAATTACGATTACACAAAATTTGAAGGCACCAAAGGTCAAGTGAAAACCAGCAAAGAACAAGCTGATTATATCGCAGAATTATGTCGTAAATATCCGATTATCTCTGTAGAAGATGCTATGGATGAAAACGATTGGGACGGTTGGAAATATTTAACCGAATTAATTGGTGATAACGTACAATTAGTGGGCGATGATTTGTTTGTAACTAATGTGGAGCGTTTATCTAAAGGAATTGATTCCCAAACCGCAAATTCCATTCTAATTAAAGTTAACCAAATTGGGACGTTAACAGAAACCATTGCAGCCGTAAATATGGCACATAATGCAGGTTATACATCCGTTATGTCTCACCGTTCTGGTGAAACTGAAGATTATACCATTGCGGATTTAGCAGTAGCTTTAAATTGTGGACAAATTAAAACAGGTTCGGCATCTCGTAGTGATCGTATGGCAAAATACAACCAGTTATTACGTATTGAGGAAGAATTAGGCGATACAGCTTACTTTCCAAAAGGCAAAGCCTTTAAAGTTAAAAGGTAA
- the rplQ gene encoding 50S ribosomal protein L17 → MRHGKKVNHLSRKTAHRKSMLANMACSLIEHKRINTTVAKAKALKQFVEPMITKSKEDTTHNRRIVMARLRQKEAVAELFRDVAPKIADRPGGYTRIIKLGNRLGDNADMAMIELVDYNEIYNADKATKKTTRRSRRSGSKTAAAPATETKASNEEEE, encoded by the coding sequence ATGAGACACGGAAAAAAAGTAAACCACTTAAGCAGAAAAACTGCACACAGAAAGTCAATGTTAGCTAATATGGCTTGTTCATTAATTGAACATAAGCGTATTAACACAACAGTTGCTAAAGCAAAAGCCTTAAAGCAATTTGTTGAGCCAATGATTACAAAATCTAAAGAAGATACGACTCACAACAGACGTATTGTTATGGCTAGATTGAGACAAAAAGAGGCAGTTGCTGAATTATTCAGAGATGTAGCACCAAAAATTGCTGATCGTCCAGGTGGTTATACACGTATTATCAAATTAGGTAATCGTTTAGGAGATAACGCTGATATGGCTATGATAGAGTTAGTTGATTATAACGAAATCTACAATGCTGATAAAGCAACTAAGAAAACAACACGTAGAAGTAGAAGAAGTGGTTCTAAAACAGCAGCTGCACCTGCTACAGAAACTAAAGCTTCAAACGAGGAAGAGGAATAG
- the rpsM gene encoding 30S ribosomal protein S13 codes for MARIAGVDIPKNKRGVISLTYIYGIGRSRAKEILAQAKVEESTKVQDWTDDEIGNIRESVGSFTIEGELRSETQLNIKRLMDIGCYRGIRHRSGLPLRGQRTKNNSRTRKGRRKTVANKKMATK; via the coding sequence ATGGCAAGAATTGCAGGTGTAGACATACCAAAAAACAAAAGAGGTGTTATCTCGCTTACGTATATCTATGGAATAGGTAGAAGTAGAGCAAAAGAAATTTTAGCACAAGCTAAAGTTGAAGAAAGTACTAAAGTTCAAGATTGGACGGACGACGAAATTGGAAACATTCGTGAATCTGTTGGATCGTTCACTATTGAAGGTGAATTACGTTCTGAAACACAATTAAACATTAAGCGATTAATGGATATTGGATGTTACAGAGGTATTCGTCATAGATCTGGACTTCCATTACGTGGTCAACGTACTAAGAACAACTCTAGAACTAGAAAAGGTAGAAGAAAAACTGTTGCTAACAAAAAAATGGCAACTAAATAA
- the ykgO gene encoding type B 50S ribosomal protein L36, whose amino-acid sequence MKVRASVKKRSADCKIVRRKGRLYVINKKNPRFKQRQG is encoded by the coding sequence ATGAAAGTAAGAGCATCAGTTAAAAAGAGAAGTGCAGACTGTAAAATCGTCCGCAGAAAGGGTAGACTTTACGTGATTAACAAAAAGAATCCTAGATTCAAACAAAGACAAGGATAA
- a CDS encoding citrate synthase, producing the protein MANTATLEINGEKHEFPLIKGTENEVGIDIKNLRSATNGVVTLDPGYKNTGSCESAITFLDGEKGILRYRGYSIEELAEKADFLEVAYLLIFGELPTQAQLDKFHTDIKAQSVVDEDVRKIVDAFPKSAHPMGVIASLTSALTAFNPSSVNVNSEEDMYKAIVKILGKFPVLVAWTFRKKNGLPLDYGDKNLGYVENILKMMFKQPNEEYKFNPVVINALDKLLILHADHEQNCSTSTVRIAGSSHVGLFASLSTGISALWGPLHGGANQAVLEMLEAINADGGDTAKYMAKAKDKEDPFRLMGFGHRVYKNFDPRAKIIKKAADEILSDLGVEDPILNIAKALEQEALQDPYFVDRKLYPNVDFYSGIIYRAMGIPTDMFTVMFALGRLPGWISQWKEMRLNNEPIGRPRQIYVGETLRPFKTIDKR; encoded by the coding sequence ATGGCAAACACAGCTACTTTAGAAATTAATGGCGAGAAGCACGAATTTCCTTTAATTAAAGGAACAGAAAATGAAGTTGGAATCGATATTAAAAATTTAAGAAGTGCAACCAATGGCGTTGTAACTTTAGATCCAGGCTATAAAAACACAGGTTCTTGCGAAAGCGCAATTACGTTTTTAGATGGTGAAAAAGGAATTTTAAGGTACCGTGGTTATTCTATTGAAGAGCTAGCTGAAAAAGCTGATTTTTTAGAGGTTGCTTACTTATTAATTTTTGGTGAATTACCAACGCAAGCCCAGTTAGATAAATTCCATACGGATATCAAAGCACAGTCTGTTGTAGATGAAGATGTTCGCAAAATAGTAGATGCATTTCCAAAATCAGCACATCCAATGGGTGTTATTGCATCGTTAACTAGTGCGTTAACGGCTTTCAACCCATCTTCTGTAAATGTGAATTCCGAAGAGGATATGTACAAGGCTATTGTAAAAATATTGGGTAAATTCCCGGTATTAGTAGCGTGGACGTTTAGAAAGAAAAATGGCTTGCCATTAGACTATGGCGACAAAAATTTAGGCTATGTTGAAAACATCTTAAAAATGATGTTTAAGCAACCTAATGAAGAATATAAATTTAATCCTGTTGTAATTAATGCGTTGGATAAGTTATTGATTCTTCATGCCGATCATGAGCAAAACTGTTCCACTTCAACCGTAAGAATTGCAGGTTCATCTCATGTTGGATTATTTGCATCTCTTTCTACGGGTATTTCGGCACTTTGGGGACCTCTTCATGGAGGTGCTAATCAAGCTGTATTGGAAATGCTTGAAGCTATTAATGCCGATGGTGGAGACACAGCAAAATACATGGCGAAAGCTAAAGATAAAGAAGATCCATTCAGATTAATGGGCTTCGGACATCGTGTTTATAAGAATTTCGATCCACGAGCTAAAATCATTAAAAAAGCAGCAGACGAAATTTTAAGCGATTTAGGGGTTGAAGATCCTATTCTAAATATTGCAAAAGCATTGGAGCAAGAAGCGCTACAAGATCCGTATTTTGTAGATCGTAAGTTATATCCAAATGTCGATTTCTACTCGGGAATTATTTATAGAGCTATGGGTATTCCAACCGATATGTTTACAGTAATGTTTGCTTTAGGTCGTTTACCAGGATGGATTTCGCAATGGAAAGAAATGCGTTTGAATAATGAGCCAATTGGTCGTCCACGTCAGATTTATGTAGGCGAAACCTTAAGACCATTTAAGACTATTGATAAAAGATAA